In Lineus longissimus chromosome 7, tnLinLong1.2, whole genome shotgun sequence, a genomic segment contains:
- the LOC135490667 gene encoding TBC1 domain family member 30-like isoform X3 — protein MMKAGNQQAALGKVQEFFNETLPRRLTSTLSFSGLANLTKKYRKGSLTAVQNGPDRRRFSAPGIDTRIKFSLEPVGGDDTFQQWHDAMKAVARLPLGIPREFRKKVWLSLADNHIKSIQIDWEKTKRFCFNERSNPDDNKLGIQIVKDLHRTGCSGFSGQDNEQDRAVLKRVLLAYARWNKHVGYCQGFNVLAALILEVMERREDDTLKVMIFLIDHVLPDSYFANNLRALSVDMAVFRDLLRFRLDDLSKHLDYLQTAARDKNSGVCQKLQASYEPPPDELLYPDAADPSTSYEPPLTNVFTMQWFLTMFATCLPKPIVLRVWDSIFLEGSEILLRTALGIWEKLADRIMSVESADEFYSTMGVLTQDMLDSNMFDPDRMMKNVYSIAPFPHPQVKELREKYTYNITPFTAAMSTGGRRSARGILFSDDDDIEDEDLEAVSCFTGILGPQNFRGRSESGEAKVNHADISNVSPGAYAANPHEQMQDSPFMERMTTDIDALRKQYEKLRQRQQQAHVILAAANARHNAKSKIEAAMMPKIETPTVAMNHLFVSKGRGNKNRHVTEGPRIAIMGAPMVKAQLRLTHPQKQANRSRRPSQSDETCSMSSVTTEEPCSISEAGTYCQDRDESEVTSIVSSGDLESHVSEPDSKISVGSDGEVINGGASVVPSVGSEGSDSAGDLRSSSSDNGVIKEKLLKDKCNLQSKIQLQSLHGESCHLQEIRDGFVIPKTRTDYSASGTSDDQETDQDGDLPLEEQAKQDITAAYITTLTYKSHKSAHDKTSPLPSYTPSPVESPTKEKIRNPFPVRYASQQRHKNGVKLGLYDPETALQDYEECHRQRPSHTKGISRAHINMCLHRQYMAEVRESAKKTKR, from the exons ATGATGAAGGCAGGGAACCAACAAGCTGCCCTCGGCAAGGTACAGGAGTTCTTCAATGAGACCTTGCCACGTAGACTCACATCAACTCTCTCCTTTTCGGGACTAGCTAACCTGACGAAGAAATATCGCAAGGGGTCGCTGACGGCTGTCCAGAATGGACCTGACAGACGACGCTTTAGTGCTCCAG GTATCGACACGAGGATCAAGTTCAGCCTTGAGCCTGTGGGTGGTGATGACACCTTCCAGCAGTGGCATGATGCCATGAAGGCAGTGGCAAGGCTTCCATTGGGTATACCAAGAGAATTCCGAAAAAAG GTGTGGCTCAGCCTTGCGGACAATCATATCAAGAGTATTCAGATTGACTGGGAGAAGACCAAGCGCTTTTGTTTCAATGAGAGGAGTAACCCAGATGACAACAAACTCGGCATACAGATCGTTAAG GACTTGCACCGAACTGGATGCAGTGGTTTCAGTGGTCAGGACAATGAGCAAGACCGTGCCGTCTTAAAACGTGTGCTGCTGGCGTATGCGAGGTGGAACAAACACGTAGGGTACTGCCAGGGCTTCAATGTGCTGGCCGCCCTCATCTTGGAGGTGATGGAGCGAAGGGAGGATGATACATTGAAG GTGATGATCTTCCTTATCGACCACGTGCTACCTGACAGCTACTTCGCCAACAATCTCCGTGCGTTGTCGGTCGACATGGCCGTCTTTAGAGATTTATTGAGGTTCAGACTAGATGATCTTTCAAAACATTTAGATTACCTTCAAACGGCTGCTCGGGACAAAAATTCAG GCGTTTGCCAAAAGTTACAGGCCTCTTACGAGCCACCTCCAGACGAGCTCTTATATCCCGATGCTGCTGATCCAA GTACCAGTTATGAACCACCTCTCACTAATGTGTTCACCATGCAATGGTTTCTCACCATGTTCGCCACATGTCTTCCCAAGCCAATCGTCCTGAGAGTGTGGGACTCCATCTTCCTGGAAGGATCTGAAATATTGCTCAGAACTGCGTTAGGGATCTGGGAGAAGTTAGCAGA TCGTATCATGTCAGTGGAGAGTGCCGACGAGTTTTACTCAACCATGGGGGTGTTAACACAAGATATGTTAGATAGTAATATGTTTGATCCAGATCGAATGATGAAG AATGTGTACTCAATAGCCCCATTCCCCCATCCGCAAGTCAAAGAACTGAGGGAGAAGTACACGTACAACATCACCCCGTTCACGGCAGCCATGTCGACTGGCGGGAGGCGGAGTGCCAGAGGCATCTTGTTCAGCGATGACGACGATATCGAAGATGAAGATCTGGAGGCGGTCAGTTGCTTCACCGGGATACTGGGACCACAGAATTTCAGAGGCAGAA GTGAATCCGGTGAAGCGAAAGTGAATCACGCAGACATCTCCAATGTTAGCCCAGGAGCTTATGCTGCCAACCCCCACGAGCAGATGCAGGATTCACCCTTCATGGAGAGGATGACCACCGACATTGATGCTCTGAGGAAACAGTATGAGAAGTTACGGCAGAGGCAGCAGCAAGCTCATGTTATATTGGCGG CTGCCAATGCCAGGCACAACGCGAAGAGTAAGATAGAAGCAGCTATGATGCCAAAGATCGAAACTCCAACTGTGGCGATGAACCACCTCTTCGTATCCAAGGGACGGGGCAATAAAAATCGTCATGTGACAGAAGGACCACGGATCGCAATCATGGGTGCCCCCATGGTGAAGGCCCAGCTCAGGTTGACGCACCCACAGAAACAAGCAAACAGGTCTAGAAGGCCGAGCCAAAGCGATGAGACTTGTAGTATGTCTTCGGTCACTACAGAAGAGCCTTGTTCTATCAGCGAGGCTGGAACGTATTGCCAGGATCGTGACGAAAGTGAGGTGACGTCGATTGTGTCAAGTGGAGATTTAGAATCTCACGTGTCTGAACCAGACTCCAAGATTAGTGTTGGTTCTGATGGAGAGGTGATAAATGGGGGCGCTAGTGTTGTTCCATCTGTTGGCAGTGAGGGGAGTGATTCTGCTGGAGACTTGAGGAGTTCTTCCAGTGACAATGGTGTGATTAAAGAGAAACTACTCAAAGACAAGTGTAATTTACAGAGTAAAATACAGCTGCAGAGTCTCCACGGGGAGAGTTGCCACCTACAAGAGATCAGGGACGGGTTTGTGATTCCTAAAACGCGGACGGATTACTCTGCATCTGGGACATCAGATGACCAGGAAACTGATCAAGATGGCGACTTGCCCTTGGAAGAACAGGCAAAGCAAGATATCACTGCAGCTTATATCACCACACTGACTTATAAATCTCACAAAAGTGCCCATGATAAGACGTCCCCTCTTCCCTCCTACACTCCCTCCCCAGTTGAAAGTCCCACGAAAGAGAAGATCCGTAATCCATTCCCTGTGCGCTATGCTAGTCAACAGCGTCACAAGAATGGTGTGAAGTTAGGACTTTACGATCCGGAAACTGCTCTCCAGGATTATGAGGAGTGTCATCGACAAAGACCGTCTCATACAAAAGGTATCAGCCGTGCCCATATCAACATGTGCCTCCACCGCCAGTATATGGCAGAGGTCCGCGAATCTGCTAAGAAAACAAAAcggtga
- the LOC135490667 gene encoding TBC1 domain family member 30-like isoform X1, producing MATHRRSRQHQVRRRIGSNSDSDDDLFFNVDNADNVSERNSQGHDGSVSGQGLARRETGNPLIGVHSEITSASGASKGHRRSNSGGDLANSRKYDGVPASTSRETYRERISRMKRQNSIVDNLLFDIYDRWQYGRDSFDSDTFTEGCSSTASEAFFCRHDSQLSECDRTIINESFLSTKDIPDLKKMVTEMKQTVSLASARLVRQLKRRDRRLARMHKNCDLITAVLQASSLKRRIDTRIKFSLEPVGGDDTFQQWHDAMKAVARLPLGIPREFRKKVWLSLADNHIKSIQIDWEKTKRFCFNERSNPDDNKLGIQIVKDLHRTGCSGFSGQDNEQDRAVLKRVLLAYARWNKHVGYCQGFNVLAALILEVMERREDDTLKVMIFLIDHVLPDSYFANNLRALSVDMAVFRDLLRFRLDDLSKHLDYLQTAARDKNSGVCQKLQASYEPPPDELLYPDAADPSTSYEPPLTNVFTMQWFLTMFATCLPKPIVLRVWDSIFLEGSEILLRTALGIWEKLADRIMSVESADEFYSTMGVLTQDMLDSNMFDPDRMMKNVYSIAPFPHPQVKELREKYTYNITPFTAAMSTGGRRSARGILFSDDDDIEDEDLEAVSCFTGILGPQNFRGRSESGEAKVNHADISNVSPGAYAANPHEQMQDSPFMERMTTDIDALRKQYEKLRQRQQQAHVILAAANARHNAKSKIEAAMMPKIETPTVAMNHLFVSKGRGNKNRHVTEGPRIAIMGAPMVKAQLRLTHPQKQANRSRRPSQSDETCSMSSVTTEEPCSISEAGTYCQDRDESEVTSIVSSGDLESHVSEPDSKISVGSDGEVINGGASVVPSVGSEGSDSAGDLRSSSSDNGVIKEKLLKDKCNLQSKIQLQSLHGESCHLQEIRDGFVIPKTRTDYSASGTSDDQETDQDGDLPLEEQAKQDITAAYITTLTYKSHKSAHDKTSPLPSYTPSPVESPTKEKIRNPFPVRYASQQRHKNGVKLGLYDPETALQDYEECHRQRPSHTKGISRAHINMCLHRQYMAEVRESAKKTKR from the exons ATGGCGACCCACAGAAGGAGTAGGCAGCACCAAGTTCGCAGACGAATAGGATCCAACTCGGACTCGGACGATGACTTATTTTTCAATGTGGACAACGCGGATAATGTGAGTGAGAGGAACAGCCAGGGACACGATGGGAGTGTGTCAGGACAGGGGTTGGCCCGGCGAGAGACGGGGAATCCCCTGATAGGAGTGCACAGTGAAATAACGTCTGCTTCTGGAGCCAGTAAAGGACACCGACGGAGCAACAGTGGCGGGGATTTGGCAAACTCCAGAAAGTATGACGGGGTCCCTGCTTCTACGTCTAGGGAGACGTACAGGGAGAGAATTAGTCGCATGAAACGCCAGAATTCCATTGTTGATAATTTATTATTTGATATCTATGATCGGTGGCAGTATGGACGGGATAGTTTTGACAGTGACACATTCACCGAAGGGTGTTCCAGCACAGCATCCGAGGCGTTTTTCTGTCGTCATGACTCCCAGCTCAGCGAGTGTGACCGAACTATCATCAACGAATCATTCCTTTCAACAAAAG ACATTCCAGACCTGAAGAAGATGGTCACCGAGATGAAGCAGACGGTCTCCCTGGCCTCCGCCCGCCTCGTCCGTCAGCTCAAGCGAAGGGACCGCCGACTTGCCCGCATGCATAAAAACTGTGATCTCATAACTGCCGTGCTGCAGGCTTCTTCGCTCAAGAGAC GTATCGACACGAGGATCAAGTTCAGCCTTGAGCCTGTGGGTGGTGATGACACCTTCCAGCAGTGGCATGATGCCATGAAGGCAGTGGCAAGGCTTCCATTGGGTATACCAAGAGAATTCCGAAAAAAG GTGTGGCTCAGCCTTGCGGACAATCATATCAAGAGTATTCAGATTGACTGGGAGAAGACCAAGCGCTTTTGTTTCAATGAGAGGAGTAACCCAGATGACAACAAACTCGGCATACAGATCGTTAAG GACTTGCACCGAACTGGATGCAGTGGTTTCAGTGGTCAGGACAATGAGCAAGACCGTGCCGTCTTAAAACGTGTGCTGCTGGCGTATGCGAGGTGGAACAAACACGTAGGGTACTGCCAGGGCTTCAATGTGCTGGCCGCCCTCATCTTGGAGGTGATGGAGCGAAGGGAGGATGATACATTGAAG GTGATGATCTTCCTTATCGACCACGTGCTACCTGACAGCTACTTCGCCAACAATCTCCGTGCGTTGTCGGTCGACATGGCCGTCTTTAGAGATTTATTGAGGTTCAGACTAGATGATCTTTCAAAACATTTAGATTACCTTCAAACGGCTGCTCGGGACAAAAATTCAG GCGTTTGCCAAAAGTTACAGGCCTCTTACGAGCCACCTCCAGACGAGCTCTTATATCCCGATGCTGCTGATCCAA GTACCAGTTATGAACCACCTCTCACTAATGTGTTCACCATGCAATGGTTTCTCACCATGTTCGCCACATGTCTTCCCAAGCCAATCGTCCTGAGAGTGTGGGACTCCATCTTCCTGGAAGGATCTGAAATATTGCTCAGAACTGCGTTAGGGATCTGGGAGAAGTTAGCAGA TCGTATCATGTCAGTGGAGAGTGCCGACGAGTTTTACTCAACCATGGGGGTGTTAACACAAGATATGTTAGATAGTAATATGTTTGATCCAGATCGAATGATGAAG AATGTGTACTCAATAGCCCCATTCCCCCATCCGCAAGTCAAAGAACTGAGGGAGAAGTACACGTACAACATCACCCCGTTCACGGCAGCCATGTCGACTGGCGGGAGGCGGAGTGCCAGAGGCATCTTGTTCAGCGATGACGACGATATCGAAGATGAAGATCTGGAGGCGGTCAGTTGCTTCACCGGGATACTGGGACCACAGAATTTCAGAGGCAGAA GTGAATCCGGTGAAGCGAAAGTGAATCACGCAGACATCTCCAATGTTAGCCCAGGAGCTTATGCTGCCAACCCCCACGAGCAGATGCAGGATTCACCCTTCATGGAGAGGATGACCACCGACATTGATGCTCTGAGGAAACAGTATGAGAAGTTACGGCAGAGGCAGCAGCAAGCTCATGTTATATTGGCGG CTGCCAATGCCAGGCACAACGCGAAGAGTAAGATAGAAGCAGCTATGATGCCAAAGATCGAAACTCCAACTGTGGCGATGAACCACCTCTTCGTATCCAAGGGACGGGGCAATAAAAATCGTCATGTGACAGAAGGACCACGGATCGCAATCATGGGTGCCCCCATGGTGAAGGCCCAGCTCAGGTTGACGCACCCACAGAAACAAGCAAACAGGTCTAGAAGGCCGAGCCAAAGCGATGAGACTTGTAGTATGTCTTCGGTCACTACAGAAGAGCCTTGTTCTATCAGCGAGGCTGGAACGTATTGCCAGGATCGTGACGAAAGTGAGGTGACGTCGATTGTGTCAAGTGGAGATTTAGAATCTCACGTGTCTGAACCAGACTCCAAGATTAGTGTTGGTTCTGATGGAGAGGTGATAAATGGGGGCGCTAGTGTTGTTCCATCTGTTGGCAGTGAGGGGAGTGATTCTGCTGGAGACTTGAGGAGTTCTTCCAGTGACAATGGTGTGATTAAAGAGAAACTACTCAAAGACAAGTGTAATTTACAGAGTAAAATACAGCTGCAGAGTCTCCACGGGGAGAGTTGCCACCTACAAGAGATCAGGGACGGGTTTGTGATTCCTAAAACGCGGACGGATTACTCTGCATCTGGGACATCAGATGACCAGGAAACTGATCAAGATGGCGACTTGCCCTTGGAAGAACAGGCAAAGCAAGATATCACTGCAGCTTATATCACCACACTGACTTATAAATCTCACAAAAGTGCCCATGATAAGACGTCCCCTCTTCCCTCCTACACTCCCTCCCCAGTTGAAAGTCCCACGAAAGAGAAGATCCGTAATCCATTCCCTGTGCGCTATGCTAGTCAACAGCGTCACAAGAATGGTGTGAAGTTAGGACTTTACGATCCGGAAACTGCTCTCCAGGATTATGAGGAGTGTCATCGACAAAGACCGTCTCATACAAAAGGTATCAGCCGTGCCCATATCAACATGTGCCTCCACCGCCAGTATATGGCAGAGGTCCGCGAATCTGCTAAGAAAACAAAAcggtga
- the LOC135490667 gene encoding TBC1 domain family member 30-like isoform X2, protein MATHRRSRQHQVRRRIGSNSDSDDDLFFNVDNADNVSERNSQGHDGSVSGQGLARRETGNPLIGVHSEITSASGASKGHRRSNSGGDLANSRKYDGVPASTSRETYRERISRMKRQNSIVDNLLFDIYDRWQYGRDSFDSDTFTEGCSSTASEAFFCRHDSQLSECDRTIINESFLSTKDIPDLKKMVTEMKQTVSLASARLVRQLKRRDRRLARMHKNCDLITAVLQASSLKRRIDTRIKFSLEPVGGDDTFQQWHDAMKAVARLPLGIPREFRKKVWLSLADNHIKSIQIDWEKTKRFCFNERSNPDDNKLGIQIVKDLHRTGCSGFSGQDNEQDRAVLKRVLLAYARWNKHVGYCQGFNVLAALILEVMERREDDTLKVMIFLIDHVLPDSYFANNLRALSVDMAVFRDLLRFRLDDLSKHLDYLQTAARDKNSGTSYEPPLTNVFTMQWFLTMFATCLPKPIVLRVWDSIFLEGSEILLRTALGIWEKLADRIMSVESADEFYSTMGVLTQDMLDSNMFDPDRMMKNVYSIAPFPHPQVKELREKYTYNITPFTAAMSTGGRRSARGILFSDDDDIEDEDLEAVSCFTGILGPQNFRGRSESGEAKVNHADISNVSPGAYAANPHEQMQDSPFMERMTTDIDALRKQYEKLRQRQQQAHVILAAANARHNAKSKIEAAMMPKIETPTVAMNHLFVSKGRGNKNRHVTEGPRIAIMGAPMVKAQLRLTHPQKQANRSRRPSQSDETCSMSSVTTEEPCSISEAGTYCQDRDESEVTSIVSSGDLESHVSEPDSKISVGSDGEVINGGASVVPSVGSEGSDSAGDLRSSSSDNGVIKEKLLKDKCNLQSKIQLQSLHGESCHLQEIRDGFVIPKTRTDYSASGTSDDQETDQDGDLPLEEQAKQDITAAYITTLTYKSHKSAHDKTSPLPSYTPSPVESPTKEKIRNPFPVRYASQQRHKNGVKLGLYDPETALQDYEECHRQRPSHTKGISRAHINMCLHRQYMAEVRESAKKTKR, encoded by the exons ATGGCGACCCACAGAAGGAGTAGGCAGCACCAAGTTCGCAGACGAATAGGATCCAACTCGGACTCGGACGATGACTTATTTTTCAATGTGGACAACGCGGATAATGTGAGTGAGAGGAACAGCCAGGGACACGATGGGAGTGTGTCAGGACAGGGGTTGGCCCGGCGAGAGACGGGGAATCCCCTGATAGGAGTGCACAGTGAAATAACGTCTGCTTCTGGAGCCAGTAAAGGACACCGACGGAGCAACAGTGGCGGGGATTTGGCAAACTCCAGAAAGTATGACGGGGTCCCTGCTTCTACGTCTAGGGAGACGTACAGGGAGAGAATTAGTCGCATGAAACGCCAGAATTCCATTGTTGATAATTTATTATTTGATATCTATGATCGGTGGCAGTATGGACGGGATAGTTTTGACAGTGACACATTCACCGAAGGGTGTTCCAGCACAGCATCCGAGGCGTTTTTCTGTCGTCATGACTCCCAGCTCAGCGAGTGTGACCGAACTATCATCAACGAATCATTCCTTTCAACAAAAG ACATTCCAGACCTGAAGAAGATGGTCACCGAGATGAAGCAGACGGTCTCCCTGGCCTCCGCCCGCCTCGTCCGTCAGCTCAAGCGAAGGGACCGCCGACTTGCCCGCATGCATAAAAACTGTGATCTCATAACTGCCGTGCTGCAGGCTTCTTCGCTCAAGAGAC GTATCGACACGAGGATCAAGTTCAGCCTTGAGCCTGTGGGTGGTGATGACACCTTCCAGCAGTGGCATGATGCCATGAAGGCAGTGGCAAGGCTTCCATTGGGTATACCAAGAGAATTCCGAAAAAAG GTGTGGCTCAGCCTTGCGGACAATCATATCAAGAGTATTCAGATTGACTGGGAGAAGACCAAGCGCTTTTGTTTCAATGAGAGGAGTAACCCAGATGACAACAAACTCGGCATACAGATCGTTAAG GACTTGCACCGAACTGGATGCAGTGGTTTCAGTGGTCAGGACAATGAGCAAGACCGTGCCGTCTTAAAACGTGTGCTGCTGGCGTATGCGAGGTGGAACAAACACGTAGGGTACTGCCAGGGCTTCAATGTGCTGGCCGCCCTCATCTTGGAGGTGATGGAGCGAAGGGAGGATGATACATTGAAG GTGATGATCTTCCTTATCGACCACGTGCTACCTGACAGCTACTTCGCCAACAATCTCCGTGCGTTGTCGGTCGACATGGCCGTCTTTAGAGATTTATTGAGGTTCAGACTAGATGATCTTTCAAAACATTTAGATTACCTTCAAACGGCTGCTCGGGACAAAAATTCAG GTACCAGTTATGAACCACCTCTCACTAATGTGTTCACCATGCAATGGTTTCTCACCATGTTCGCCACATGTCTTCCCAAGCCAATCGTCCTGAGAGTGTGGGACTCCATCTTCCTGGAAGGATCTGAAATATTGCTCAGAACTGCGTTAGGGATCTGGGAGAAGTTAGCAGA TCGTATCATGTCAGTGGAGAGTGCCGACGAGTTTTACTCAACCATGGGGGTGTTAACACAAGATATGTTAGATAGTAATATGTTTGATCCAGATCGAATGATGAAG AATGTGTACTCAATAGCCCCATTCCCCCATCCGCAAGTCAAAGAACTGAGGGAGAAGTACACGTACAACATCACCCCGTTCACGGCAGCCATGTCGACTGGCGGGAGGCGGAGTGCCAGAGGCATCTTGTTCAGCGATGACGACGATATCGAAGATGAAGATCTGGAGGCGGTCAGTTGCTTCACCGGGATACTGGGACCACAGAATTTCAGAGGCAGAA GTGAATCCGGTGAAGCGAAAGTGAATCACGCAGACATCTCCAATGTTAGCCCAGGAGCTTATGCTGCCAACCCCCACGAGCAGATGCAGGATTCACCCTTCATGGAGAGGATGACCACCGACATTGATGCTCTGAGGAAACAGTATGAGAAGTTACGGCAGAGGCAGCAGCAAGCTCATGTTATATTGGCGG CTGCCAATGCCAGGCACAACGCGAAGAGTAAGATAGAAGCAGCTATGATGCCAAAGATCGAAACTCCAACTGTGGCGATGAACCACCTCTTCGTATCCAAGGGACGGGGCAATAAAAATCGTCATGTGACAGAAGGACCACGGATCGCAATCATGGGTGCCCCCATGGTGAAGGCCCAGCTCAGGTTGACGCACCCACAGAAACAAGCAAACAGGTCTAGAAGGCCGAGCCAAAGCGATGAGACTTGTAGTATGTCTTCGGTCACTACAGAAGAGCCTTGTTCTATCAGCGAGGCTGGAACGTATTGCCAGGATCGTGACGAAAGTGAGGTGACGTCGATTGTGTCAAGTGGAGATTTAGAATCTCACGTGTCTGAACCAGACTCCAAGATTAGTGTTGGTTCTGATGGAGAGGTGATAAATGGGGGCGCTAGTGTTGTTCCATCTGTTGGCAGTGAGGGGAGTGATTCTGCTGGAGACTTGAGGAGTTCTTCCAGTGACAATGGTGTGATTAAAGAGAAACTACTCAAAGACAAGTGTAATTTACAGAGTAAAATACAGCTGCAGAGTCTCCACGGGGAGAGTTGCCACCTACAAGAGATCAGGGACGGGTTTGTGATTCCTAAAACGCGGACGGATTACTCTGCATCTGGGACATCAGATGACCAGGAAACTGATCAAGATGGCGACTTGCCCTTGGAAGAACAGGCAAAGCAAGATATCACTGCAGCTTATATCACCACACTGACTTATAAATCTCACAAAAGTGCCCATGATAAGACGTCCCCTCTTCCCTCCTACACTCCCTCCCCAGTTGAAAGTCCCACGAAAGAGAAGATCCGTAATCCATTCCCTGTGCGCTATGCTAGTCAACAGCGTCACAAGAATGGTGTGAAGTTAGGACTTTACGATCCGGAAACTGCTCTCCAGGATTATGAGGAGTGTCATCGACAAAGACCGTCTCATACAAAAGGTATCAGCCGTGCCCATATCAACATGTGCCTCCACCGCCAGTATATGGCAGAGGTCCGCGAATCTGCTAAGAAAACAAAAcggtga